A stretch of Paludisphaera borealis DNA encodes these proteins:
- a CDS encoding dipeptidase, with the protein MGRDRIDAYLEAHRGDFEEQLKELIRIPSVSAQPDHDADTRLAAQFVHDDLAAMGLNAQIIPTKRHPIVYAEWLGAKGKPTVLIYGHYDVQPPEPLEPWNSPPFEPTVRDGNLYARGATDDKGQMFTHLKAVEAWLKAEGSLPVNVKFLIEGEEEIGGANLETYVAENHAKLACDYAVISDSSQFAPGMPAITYGLKGLAYFEIHVQGANRDLHSGTYGGAVANPLNALATILASLKGPDGKIAIPGFYDAVKPLEDWERAEFKKLPFSEAEFQADLNVGELVGEAGYTTLERKWARPTCDVNGIWGGYAGAGPKTVLPCKAGAKFSFRLVPDQDPKTVEALLRKHLEAVKPPGVTVELNVSQGAPAVLVNVDSPGVHAAARAIEQGFGVKPVFIREGGSIPVVGLLKRNLNIDTLLLGWGQNDDNLHGPNEKFSLADFHRGIKSSAYLLEELARPS; encoded by the coding sequence ATGGGTCGGGATCGGATCGACGCATATCTGGAAGCACATCGCGGTGATTTCGAGGAACAGCTCAAGGAACTTATCCGGATACCCAGCGTCAGCGCCCAGCCGGACCACGACGCCGACACCCGGCTCGCCGCCCAGTTCGTCCACGACGACCTCGCCGCCATGGGCCTGAACGCCCAGATCATCCCGACCAAGCGACACCCGATCGTCTACGCCGAATGGCTGGGGGCCAAGGGGAAGCCGACGGTCCTGATCTACGGCCATTACGACGTTCAGCCTCCCGAGCCGCTCGAACCCTGGAACTCGCCGCCGTTCGAACCGACCGTTCGCGACGGCAACCTCTATGCGCGCGGGGCCACCGACGATAAGGGGCAAATGTTCACCCACCTGAAGGCCGTCGAAGCCTGGCTCAAGGCCGAGGGCTCGCTGCCGGTGAACGTCAAGTTCCTGATCGAGGGCGAAGAAGAGATCGGCGGGGCCAACCTGGAGACCTACGTCGCCGAGAACCACGCGAAGCTCGCCTGCGACTACGCCGTGATCTCCGACAGCAGCCAGTTCGCGCCCGGCATGCCGGCGATCACCTACGGCCTGAAGGGCCTGGCCTACTTCGAGATCCACGTCCAGGGGGCGAATCGCGACCTGCACTCGGGAACCTACGGCGGCGCGGTGGCCAATCCGCTCAACGCGCTGGCGACGATCCTCGCCAGCCTGAAAGGTCCCGACGGCAAGATCGCCATCCCTGGATTTTACGACGCCGTCAAGCCGCTCGAAGACTGGGAACGCGCTGAGTTCAAGAAGCTGCCGTTCTCGGAGGCCGAATTCCAGGCCGACCTGAATGTCGGCGAACTCGTCGGCGAGGCCGGCTACACGACTCTTGAACGCAAGTGGGCCCGGCCCACCTGCGACGTCAACGGCATCTGGGGAGGCTACGCGGGGGCCGGGCCCAAGACGGTCCTCCCCTGCAAGGCGGGCGCGAAGTTCAGCTTCCGGCTCGTCCCCGATCAGGACCCCAAGACGGTCGAGGCCCTGCTCCGCAAGCATCTTGAAGCGGTCAAGCCGCCAGGCGTGACGGTCGAGCTGAACGTCTCGCAGGGCGCGCCGGCGGTCCTGGTGAACGTCGACAGTCCAGGCGTCCACGCCGCCGCCCGGGCCATCGAGCAGGGCTTCGGGGTCAAGCCCGTATTCATCCGCGAAGGGGGCTCGATCCCGGTCGTCGGCCTGCTCAAGCGCAACCTGAACATCGACACGCTGCTCCTGGGATGGGGGCAGAACGACGACAACCTGCACGGCCCCAACGAGAAGTTCTCGCTGGCCGACTTCCATCGAGGGATCAAGTCCAGCGCGTACCTCCTTGAGGAGCTGGCCCGGCCGTCGTGA
- a CDS encoding extracellular solute-binding protein, with protein MRLRGAWSVCDCGRSAWAWWVLVALTVGQFAGCSTPEAEKPVGPPTFPGVKLNLGVVGDPAILAGVTAARGEWAASRQAELTIALDPIRDLATIGDVDLIVFPGQAFGELVDRELLDKIPNAVVLPPAPKTDPSRPNARNESTDETPEDTFKNDDLAPVFRDQIAKYGTERYALPLGGTVLVLAYRRDAFTSAANQKAAREQGLTLEAPKTWAQLDVLARFFQGRDWNGDGKPDFGLAAPLGTDAEGVADATFLARAAGLGQHRDQYSFLFDADDMTPRVDSPPFVEALGAVASWKTLGPPGAESFDAAAARKAFREGKAALLIDRAERAGDWANAEGKPIGVAALPGSERVYEPLRKVWETAESLNKPAYLPVGGGWLIGVRGGLETAKKAAALDLVRYLAGPDVSTRLRAERDFPMAPVRSSQMGQGPPDPTSAPDVDARLWSDAVSQSLMALRVLPGLRIPQAEGYLDDLSKGRATALGGKAPEAALHEVAAAWSARTQALGPKRQLWHYRRSLNTLATLPQPPDRGK; from the coding sequence ATGCGGTTGCGGGGTGCATGGAGCGTCTGTGATTGCGGCCGGTCGGCCTGGGCGTGGTGGGTGTTGGTCGCCTTGACGGTCGGCCAGTTCGCCGGCTGTTCGACGCCGGAGGCCGAGAAACCGGTCGGTCCCCCGACCTTCCCGGGGGTGAAGCTGAACCTCGGCGTCGTCGGCGATCCGGCCATCCTGGCGGGCGTCACGGCCGCCCGCGGCGAGTGGGCGGCCTCGCGCCAGGCCGAGTTGACGATCGCCTTGGACCCGATCCGCGACCTCGCGACCATCGGCGACGTCGACCTGATCGTCTTCCCCGGTCAGGCGTTCGGCGAACTCGTTGATCGCGAACTCCTGGACAAGATCCCCAACGCCGTCGTGCTCCCTCCCGCGCCGAAAACCGACCCATCGAGGCCCAACGCCCGCAACGAGTCGACCGACGAGACGCCCGAGGACACGTTCAAGAACGACGACCTGGCACCGGTCTTCCGCGATCAGATCGCCAAGTACGGGACCGAACGGTATGCGCTACCCCTGGGCGGGACCGTCCTGGTGCTGGCCTATCGCCGCGACGCCTTCACCTCGGCGGCCAACCAGAAAGCGGCGAGGGAGCAAGGGCTGACGCTCGAAGCCCCCAAGACCTGGGCTCAGCTCGACGTCTTGGCGCGGTTCTTTCAGGGGCGCGACTGGAACGGCGACGGCAAGCCCGACTTCGGCCTGGCCGCCCCCCTGGGCACCGACGCCGAAGGGGTCGCCGACGCCACGTTCCTGGCCCGGGCGGCCGGTCTGGGCCAGCACCGCGACCAGTACTCGTTCCTGTTCGACGCCGACGATATGACTCCGCGAGTCGACTCGCCGCCATTCGTCGAGGCGCTCGGTGCCGTCGCCTCGTGGAAGACCCTAGGGCCGCCGGGGGCCGAATCGTTCGACGCGGCCGCCGCCCGCAAGGCATTCCGCGAGGGCAAGGCGGCTCTCCTTATCGACCGGGCCGAGCGGGCCGGCGACTGGGCGAACGCGGAGGGCAAGCCGATCGGCGTCGCGGCGCTGCCGGGCTCGGAGCGGGTGTATGAGCCACTTCGCAAGGTCTGGGAGACCGCCGAATCCCTCAACAAGCCGGCCTATCTGCCGGTCGGCGGCGGCTGGCTGATCGGCGTGCGCGGCGGGCTGGAAACCGCCAAGAAGGCCGCCGCGCTCGACCTGGTCCGCTACCTGGCGGGGCCCGACGTCTCCACCCGGCTCCGCGCCGAGCGCGACTTCCCGATGGCGCCGGTCCGATCGAGCCAGATGGGGCAGGGGCCGCCCGACCCGACCTCCGCCCCGGACGTCGACGCCCGGCTCTGGTCCGACGCGGTCAGCCAGAGCCTGATGGCCCTGCGGGTGCTTCCCGGGCTCCGCATTCCCCAGGCGGAAGGCTATCTCGACGACCTATCGAAAGGCCGGGCCACGGCCCTCGGCGGCAAAGCGCCCGAGGCGGCCCTCCACGAAGTCGCGGCGGCCTGGTCGGCCCGAACTCAGGCGCTCGGTCCGAAGCGCCAGCTCTGGCACTACCGTCGCAGCCTCAACACCCTGGCGACCCTCCCCCAGCCGCCGGACCGGGGCAAGTGA
- a CDS encoding alpha/beta hydrolase-fold protein yields MIHDRDERAWNPRLGASLLGAALLTALCAAPVWAQVAPPEASRKAEASKVVQALSGIEFSVDYPAKVAEGKSISARVYVMLGRQGSKVDPRTGPNWFRPEPFFARDVKDWKPGDSVHIDAESDGFPAPLSQLEAGAYRAQAVVRLNPDTAEIGTGEGNLFGPIVEFTSPAKASDSIKLTVDQIVPPKPFQETDRIKLAECPSPILSAFFGRPIKHQAAVILPKAPTTGKLPTVYTITGFGGDHHSAPRYLQSPGMNFANDMVRIVLNADCGTGHHVFADSANNGPRGKALIEEFIPYLEKTFPLIADPRARLLNGHSSGGWSSLWLQVTYPDTFGGVWSTSPDPVDFRDFQRIDLYRSGENAFRDPQGERRPVARMGTKPFLFYDSFSKMEAVMGYGGQLGSFEAVFSPKAVDGQPRKLWDRKTGVIDPETAKTWEAYDIRLVLERNWPTLKPKLAGKLHVITGSLDTFYLDGAVKLLKESQAKLGSDADIEIIPDKDHSNILNADLAERIDQGMKAAVAPLLKDR; encoded by the coding sequence ATGATTCACGATCGCGACGAACGAGCCTGGAACCCACGCCTCGGAGCGAGCCTCCTGGGCGCCGCCCTGTTGACGGCTTTGTGCGCGGCGCCAGTCTGGGCGCAGGTCGCCCCCCCGGAGGCTTCCAGGAAGGCCGAAGCTTCGAAGGTGGTGCAGGCCCTTTCGGGGATCGAATTCTCGGTCGACTACCCGGCGAAGGTAGCCGAGGGCAAGTCGATCTCCGCGCGGGTCTATGTGATGCTCGGGCGGCAGGGATCGAAAGTCGACCCGAGGACCGGGCCGAACTGGTTCCGCCCCGAGCCGTTCTTCGCTCGCGACGTCAAGGACTGGAAGCCCGGCGATTCGGTTCACATCGACGCCGAATCGGACGGCTTCCCCGCGCCTCTCAGCCAGCTTGAAGCCGGCGCCTACCGCGCTCAGGCCGTCGTGCGGCTCAATCCCGATACGGCCGAGATCGGCACGGGCGAAGGGAACCTGTTCGGGCCGATCGTCGAGTTCACGTCACCGGCGAAAGCCTCCGATTCGATCAAGTTGACTGTCGACCAGATCGTGCCGCCGAAGCCTTTTCAGGAGACCGACCGGATCAAACTAGCGGAGTGCCCCAGCCCGATCCTCTCGGCCTTTTTCGGCCGGCCGATCAAGCATCAGGCCGCGGTGATACTTCCCAAGGCTCCGACCACGGGCAAGCTGCCGACGGTGTACACGATCACCGGCTTCGGCGGCGACCACCACTCGGCTCCCCGATATCTACAATCGCCCGGGATGAACTTCGCCAACGACATGGTCCGCATCGTGCTCAACGCCGATTGCGGGACCGGCCACCACGTCTTCGCCGACAGCGCCAACAACGGTCCGCGCGGTAAAGCGCTGATCGAGGAGTTCATTCCGTACCTAGAAAAGACCTTCCCGCTGATCGCCGACCCCCGCGCGCGGCTGCTCAACGGCCACTCGTCGGGCGGCTGGAGCAGCCTCTGGCTCCAGGTGACGTATCCCGACACGTTTGGCGGCGTGTGGTCGACCAGCCCCGACCCGGTCGATTTCCGCGACTTTCAGCGGATCGACCTCTATCGATCCGGCGAGAACGCTTTCCGCGACCCGCAAGGCGAGCGCCGGCCCGTCGCCCGGATGGGGACGAAGCCGTTCCTGTTCTACGACAGCTTCTCGAAGATGGAAGCCGTGATGGGTTACGGCGGCCAGCTCGGCTCGTTCGAGGCCGTTTTCAGCCCTAAGGCCGTCGACGGCCAGCCGCGCAAGCTCTGGGATCGCAAGACCGGCGTGATCGACCCCGAGACGGCCAAGACCTGGGAAGCCTACGACATCCGGCTCGTCCTCGAACGCAACTGGCCGACCCTCAAGCCCAAGCTCGCCGGCAAGCTCCACGTCATCACCGGCTCGCTCGACACCTTCTACCTCGACGGCGCCGTCAAGCTCCTCAAGGAGTCGCAGGCGAAGCTCGGCAGCGACGCCGACATCGAGATCATCCCCGACAAGGACCACAGCAACATCCTCAACGCCGACCTCGCCGAGCGGATCGATCAAGGCATGAAAGCCGCCGTCGCGCCGCTGCTCAAGGATCGTTGA
- a CDS encoding HAD-IA family hydrolase, whose protein sequence is MTDSDSTGPKTSAFPIAGVIFDMDGVLLESEPFIAAAAVKMFAEKGVTVIPEEFRPFIGTGEDRFLGGVAEARGVTLDMPRDKVRTYAIYLDLIAGRLEALPGVERFLTECRRRGLKTAVASSADRMKVEGNLKEIHLPASSFQAIVVGEDVINKKPAPDIFLEAARRLGLDPRACLVVEDAVSGVAAARAAGARCLGLTTSFAAEFLMAAGADWTAANLEAAPFDVLD, encoded by the coding sequence GTGACCGATTCCGATTCGACTGGGCCGAAGACCTCGGCGTTCCCGATCGCCGGGGTGATCTTCGACATGGACGGCGTTCTGCTCGAATCGGAGCCGTTCATCGCGGCGGCGGCGGTGAAAATGTTCGCCGAGAAGGGCGTCACGGTCATCCCGGAAGAGTTCCGGCCGTTCATCGGCACGGGCGAAGACCGGTTCCTCGGCGGTGTGGCCGAAGCGCGGGGCGTGACGCTCGACATGCCCCGCGACAAGGTGCGGACGTACGCGATCTACCTCGACCTGATCGCCGGCCGACTCGAAGCGTTGCCCGGCGTCGAGCGGTTCCTGACCGAGTGCCGCCGCCGGGGCCTGAAGACGGCCGTCGCGTCGAGCGCCGACCGGATGAAGGTCGAGGGGAACCTCAAGGAGATCCACCTGCCGGCGTCGAGCTTCCAGGCCATCGTCGTCGGCGAGGATGTGATCAACAAGAAACCAGCCCCCGACATCTTCCTCGAAGCCGCCCGCCGCCTGGGCCTCGACCCGCGCGCCTGCTTGGTGGTCGAAGACGCCGTCTCGGGCGTCGCCGCCGCTCGGGCCGCTGGCGCGCGGTGCCTGGGCCTGACGACCTCATTCGCCGCCGAATTCCTCATGGCCGCCGGCGCCGACTGGACGGCCGCGAATCTGGAGGCTGCGCCGTTCGACGTGCTCGACTAA
- a CDS encoding FkbM family methyltransferase yields MKVRLPNGLSIYAPNRIDARFLYHEIFVQNCYLRRGIELGEGATVFDVGANIGMFDVFLAQVVRDFTLYAFEPIPETFDLLRLNTNRFADKAKLFNMGLSDHAGEATFTRYPRASALATCSPGHIPKLRAARNDFVARRRPQQAGDIGRRVGEWPRSVLAKMLDFYFFSGEETVQCQLQTISHIINLHSVESIDLLKIDVENSEWEVLEGVSEADWGKIKQVVLEVHDIDGRLQRILKRLDQHGFEVVADQEEWSSGFGIFNVYARQRAAPVGSCRTQGGRRDAE; encoded by the coding sequence ATGAAAGTTCGCCTGCCCAACGGCCTGAGCATCTATGCACCCAACAGGATCGATGCCAGGTTCTTGTATCACGAGATCTTCGTGCAGAATTGTTACCTCCGACGTGGCATCGAGCTCGGCGAAGGTGCGACAGTCTTCGACGTGGGGGCGAACATCGGGATGTTCGACGTGTTCCTCGCGCAGGTCGTGCGGGACTTCACCCTCTACGCCTTCGAACCCATCCCCGAGACCTTCGACCTGCTACGGCTGAACACCAATCGCTTCGCCGACAAGGCCAAACTCTTCAACATGGGCCTCTCCGACCACGCCGGTGAGGCGACCTTCACCCGGTATCCCCGGGCCTCCGCCCTGGCCACCTGCTCTCCTGGCCACATTCCAAAGCTGCGGGCCGCCCGCAACGACTTCGTCGCGAGAAGACGTCCCCAGCAAGCCGGAGATATCGGACGACGAGTCGGCGAATGGCCTCGATCGGTCCTCGCGAAGATGCTCGACTTCTATTTTTTCTCGGGGGAAGAGACGGTCCAATGCCAACTACAAACAATAAGTCACATCATAAACCTGCATAGTGTCGAGTCGATCGACTTGCTCAAGATCGACGTCGAGAACAGCGAGTGGGAAGTGCTGGAAGGAGTGAGCGAAGCGGACTGGGGCAAGATCAAGCAGGTTGTGCTGGAGGTTCACGACATCGACGGCCGATTGCAGCGCATCCTCAAGCGTCTCGATCAGCATGGCTTCGAGGTCGTCGCCGACCAGGAAGAGTGGAGCAGCGGCTTCGGCATCTTCAACGTCTACGCCAGGCAGCGCGCCGCCCCGGTCGGCTCATGTCGGACGCAGGGCGGACGACGCGACGCCGAGTAG
- a CDS encoding ABC transporter permease, whose amino-acid sequence MFMFKNFPIAMEQLWASKSRSLLTMVGMVIAVASTITVVSVVLGFSRYVAEFLKGWGTNAVWVAPERPAGEAGRTLGRAELDIRDVESVKERCEALRLVSPNTRQSAVSVRYGRDEVNAPLEGVSVEYHAIRKFEVETGRPFAVVDIEQSHQVCLVGHEVLRKLSVDEELVGQSLLLDGRRFQVIGILKEKGALIGTSQDDLVLVPYTMALKMYPSQRRKLAFVATATSEDQVPEARAQITNLLRRRHGLEAHQPNDFSIRTQDEILEAFNAISLAATAMLAGIVGISLLVSGIGIMNMMLVSVTERTREIGLRKAVGAGRRDILAQFLAEAVTLSILGGGIGVALGFCLCALASQHPKMVDVVVPWWAVALGFGISAGTGTVFGLLPAVKAALLNPIDALRHE is encoded by the coding sequence ATGTTTATGTTCAAGAACTTCCCGATCGCCATGGAACAGCTCTGGGCCAGCAAGTCGAGATCGCTGCTGACAATGGTCGGGATGGTCATCGCCGTCGCGTCCACGATCACCGTGGTCAGCGTGGTCCTGGGATTCTCCCGCTACGTGGCCGAGTTCCTGAAAGGGTGGGGCACCAACGCGGTCTGGGTCGCGCCCGAGCGTCCGGCCGGCGAGGCGGGGCGGACGCTCGGGCGCGCCGAACTCGACATCCGCGACGTCGAGAGCGTCAAAGAACGGTGCGAGGCCCTGCGCCTGGTCTCGCCCAACACCCGGCAAAGCGCGGTCTCCGTCCGGTACGGCAGGGACGAGGTGAATGCGCCTCTGGAAGGGGTGTCGGTCGAGTATCACGCGATCCGGAAGTTCGAGGTCGAGACCGGGCGGCCGTTCGCCGTGGTCGACATCGAACAGTCGCACCAGGTCTGCCTCGTCGGCCACGAGGTCCTGCGCAAGCTCAGCGTCGACGAGGAATTGGTCGGGCAGTCGCTCCTGCTGGACGGCCGCCGGTTCCAGGTCATCGGCATCCTGAAGGAGAAAGGGGCGCTCATCGGCACGAGTCAGGACGATCTCGTCCTGGTCCCCTACACGATGGCGTTGAAGATGTACCCCTCGCAACGGCGGAAATTGGCCTTCGTGGCGACGGCGACCTCCGAGGATCAGGTGCCCGAGGCCCGGGCCCAGATCACCAACCTCCTCCGACGACGCCACGGCCTGGAGGCGCACCAGCCGAACGACTTCAGCATCAGGACCCAGGACGAGATCCTCGAGGCGTTCAACGCCATCAGCCTGGCGGCCACCGCGATGCTGGCTGGGATCGTCGGCATTTCGTTGCTCGTCAGCGGCATCGGGATCATGAACATGATGCTCGTCAGCGTCACGGAGCGGACCCGAGAGATCGGTTTGCGAAAAGCCGTCGGGGCGGGCCGGCGCGACATCCTGGCGCAGTTCCTGGCCGAGGCCGTGACGCTGAGCATCCTCGGCGGAGGCATCGGAGTCGCGCTCGGATTCTGCCTCTGCGCCCTGGCGAGCCAGCACCCGAAGATGGTCGACGTGGTCGTGCCGTGGTGGGCGGTCGCCCTGGGATTCGGGATCTCGGCCGGTACGGGAACGGTCTTCGGCCTGCTCCCCGCCGTCAAGGCCGCTCTGCTCAATCCCATCGACGCCCTGCGTCACGAATAG
- a CDS encoding ABC transporter ATP-binding protein produces the protein MTPSPEPVIHLEQITKEYRMGEETVRALRGVDLRIAPNELIAIMGPSGSGKSTLMNILGCLDTPNSGRYWLEGHDVARLSQSQLARVRGDRIGFVFQTFELLPRQSALRNVELPLIYAGARDRRERAVEALRRVGLGDRMEHRPAQLSGGQRQRVAIARALVHRPSILLADEPTGNLDTQTGDQILRLFTALHAQGQTIVIVTHEPDVAARCRRVVRVRDGRVEFDAANVGPALERPRAHVFSLQP, from the coding sequence ATGACGCCCTCTCCCGAGCCGGTCATCCACCTCGAACAGATTACCAAGGAATACCGGATGGGCGAGGAGACCGTCCGAGCCCTCCGGGGGGTCGACCTGCGCATCGCCCCGAACGAGCTGATCGCGATCATGGGCCCTTCGGGGTCGGGCAAGTCGACTCTCATGAACATCCTGGGGTGTCTCGACACGCCCAACTCGGGACGCTACTGGCTGGAAGGCCACGACGTCGCCAGGCTCTCGCAGTCGCAACTCGCACGGGTCCGGGGCGATCGGATCGGGTTCGTCTTCCAGACCTTCGAACTGTTGCCCCGCCAATCCGCCCTGCGCAACGTCGAGCTTCCGTTGATCTATGCCGGCGCCAGGGATCGTCGCGAGCGGGCCGTCGAGGCCCTCAGGCGGGTCGGTCTGGGCGATAGGATGGAGCACCGGCCAGCGCAGTTGTCGGGCGGCCAGCGCCAGCGCGTCGCGATAGCACGGGCTCTCGTCCACCGCCCGTCGATCCTCCTCGCGGACGAGCCCACAGGGAACCTCGACACCCAGACCGGCGACCAGATCCTCCGGCTCTTCACCGCCCTGCACGCCCAGGGGCAGACGATCGTGATCGTGACCCACGAGCCCGACGTCGCCGCGCGCTGCCGTCGCGTGGTGCGGGTCCGCGACGGCCGGGTCGAGTTCGATGCGGCGAACGTCGGCCCGGCGCTCGAACGCCCCCGAGCCCACGTATTCAGTCTTCAACCATAG
- a CDS encoding efflux RND transporter periplasmic adaptor subunit: MLRFIAWLGLVGSLIAAVTIAKIHRDPGSIVVDWRVVKEPPIEVRVESPSRGRIARKITAPGVVEPVEEVKIGSQMLGRVVAVNVKEGDVVKASDVLVKLDDTDSNARLLSSQARFDRLRAAITQAEDDLAKANRDEAQHGRLAGRGYSTPTELADARTHVHKAEAALQMSRRELLESEALKTISLEEVKRTEIRAPIDGVVAGLSVRVGEVVIAGTMNLPGTIMMTITDPTRMRVSADVEESDIPLVQPGQASHVYLQSDGRTAFEGVVEKITAKGRKSGESVGFETQVRVDHPPPSLRAGMSATVEIEVSRTADALGVPSHAVVHRRRKDLPNTPAVRAWAERNTRSPGERARDAESRYVKVAFVVEGGVARARPVELGLTDEFRVEILAGVTAGEQVVVAPFRALDQLTDGQSVHVVSDAEDSL; this comes from the coding sequence ATGCTTCGGTTCATAGCATGGCTTGGATTGGTCGGCTCCCTCATAGCCGCCGTGACTATCGCCAAGATCCACCGTGATCCCGGATCGATCGTGGTCGACTGGCGGGTCGTCAAGGAACCACCGATCGAGGTGCGGGTCGAGTCGCCGTCGCGAGGCCGGATCGCCCGCAAGATCACCGCGCCCGGGGTCGTCGAGCCGGTCGAAGAGGTGAAAATCGGCTCCCAGATGCTGGGGCGGGTCGTCGCGGTCAACGTCAAGGAAGGCGACGTCGTCAAGGCGAGCGACGTGCTCGTGAAGCTCGACGACACCGACTCCAACGCTCGGCTTCTCTCCTCCCAGGCCCGATTCGATCGGCTCCGCGCGGCGATCACTCAGGCCGAGGACGACCTGGCGAAGGCCAACCGCGACGAGGCTCAGCACGGGCGGCTCGCCGGCAGGGGATATTCGACGCCGACGGAGTTGGCCGACGCCCGGACGCACGTTCACAAAGCCGAGGCCGCGCTCCAGATGAGCCGGCGCGAGTTGCTTGAGAGCGAGGCCCTGAAGACGATCAGTCTTGAGGAAGTGAAACGCACCGAGATCCGGGCCCCCATCGACGGGGTCGTGGCCGGTCTGTCGGTCCGGGTCGGCGAGGTGGTGATCGCAGGAACGATGAACCTGCCGGGGACCATCATGATGACGATCACCGATCCGACTCGCATGCGGGTGAGCGCCGACGTCGAGGAATCCGACATCCCCTTGGTGCAACCTGGCCAGGCGTCGCACGTCTACCTCCAGTCCGACGGGCGCACCGCGTTCGAGGGGGTCGTCGAGAAGATCACCGCGAAGGGAAGGAAGTCTGGCGAGTCGGTCGGCTTCGAGACCCAAGTCCGGGTCGACCACCCTCCCCCTTCCCTACGCGCCGGCATGTCGGCCACGGTCGAGATCGAGGTGAGCCGAACGGCCGATGCGCTGGGGGTCCCCTCCCACGCCGTGGTGCATCGCAGGCGCAAGGATCTCCCCAACACGCCCGCCGTGCGCGCCTGGGCCGAGCGGAACACTCGTTCGCCGGGCGAGAGGGCGCGCGACGCGGAATCGCGCTACGTCAAGGTCGCCTTCGTGGTCGAGGGAGGAGTGGCTCGCGCCCGGCCTGTCGAGCTGGGGCTCACTGACGAATTCCGCGTGGAGATCCTCGCGGGCGTAACAGCCGGAGAGCAGGTCGTCGTCGCGCCCTTCCGCGCCCTCGACCAGCTCACGGACGGTCAATCCGTGCACGTTGTGAGCGACGCCGAGGACTCGTTATGA
- a CDS encoding FkbM family methyltransferase: protein MQRKSPKTMLPNGLAAHGATPNTVRLYQLILDYFHYGVAFVPGMTVVDVGANIGLFSLEVLQRCGGDVNLIALEPGPLAYADLERNLREHFPTSPARPLRCALSDHPGEAVFYDRPLASALSSLEPGGLTDRRQLVQSLLRPDPPADFQSITPRWLKRLPRPIASQALDWLIRRVESKVVPAPCRLKTLSQIIAEESITRVDFLKVDVEGAELKVLGGVVPADWPKIEALAVEVHDIDDRVEGVRRMLEDAGFARIEVGQEWLFESSNVYMVFAGRERPDASASRDFHSAASPVAVGSIDRRRHARPSDPETLTAHTSDRRGDGGPVR, encoded by the coding sequence CCGAAGACCATGCTGCCCAACGGCCTGGCGGCGCACGGGGCGACGCCCAATACCGTGCGACTCTATCAACTGATCCTCGATTATTTCCATTACGGAGTCGCCTTCGTTCCCGGCATGACGGTCGTCGACGTCGGAGCGAACATCGGACTGTTCTCGCTGGAGGTGCTCCAGCGGTGCGGGGGCGACGTCAACCTGATCGCTCTCGAACCCGGGCCGCTCGCCTACGCGGACCTCGAGCGCAATCTTCGCGAACACTTCCCGACGTCACCGGCCAGGCCCCTGCGCTGCGCCCTTTCCGACCATCCCGGTGAGGCGGTCTTCTACGACCGTCCACTCGCCTCCGCTCTCTCATCCCTCGAACCGGGCGGCCTGACGGATCGTCGACAACTCGTCCAATCCTTGCTGAGGCCCGACCCGCCGGCTGACTTCCAGTCGATCACCCCCCGATGGCTGAAGCGGTTGCCACGGCCGATCGCAAGCCAGGCCCTCGACTGGCTCATCCGAAGGGTCGAGTCGAAAGTCGTGCCGGCACCGTGCAGGTTGAAGACGCTTTCCCAGATCATCGCCGAGGAGTCGATTACCCGGGTCGATTTCCTAAAGGTCGACGTCGAGGGGGCGGAACTGAAAGTGCTCGGCGGCGTCGTCCCGGCCGATTGGCCCAAAATCGAGGCCTTGGCGGTCGAGGTCCACGACATCGACGATCGCGTCGAGGGCGTGCGCCGGATGCTCGAAGACGCCGGATTCGCGCGGATCGAGGTCGGGCAGGAGTGGCTGTTCGAGTCAAGCAACGTCTACATGGTTTTCGCCGGCAGGGAGCGCCCCGACGCGTCGGCGTCGAGGGATTTCCATTCCGCGGCCTCGCCGGTCGCGGTCGGCTCGATCGATCGACGCCGCCACGCGCGTCCGAGCGACCCCGAGACTCTGACGGCCCATACCTCCGATCGTCGGGGCGATGGAGGCCCTGTTCGTTGA